Proteins from one Capricornis sumatraensis isolate serow.1 chromosome 2, serow.2, whole genome shotgun sequence genomic window:
- the SIKE1 gene encoding suppressor of IKBKE 1 isoform X2: MSCTIEKILTDAKTLLERLREHDAAAESLVDQSAALHRRVAAMREAGTALPDQVRQRYQEDASDIKDMSKYKPHILLSQENTQIRDLQQENRELWVSLEEHQDALELIMSKYRKQMLQLMVAKKAADAEPVLKAHQSHSAEIENQIDRICEMGEVMRKAVQMDDDQFCKIQEKLAQLELENKELRELLSISSESLQVRKESSVDTASQAIK, encoded by the exons ATGAGCTGCACCATCGAGAAGATTCTGACAGACGCTAAGACTCTACTGGAGAGGCTGAGGGAGCACGATGCGGCCGCCGAGTCACTGGTGGATCAGTCAGCGGCTCTGCACCGGCGGGTAGCCGCTATGCGGGAGGCGGGGACAGCGCTTCCGGACCAGGTCAGGCAGAGG TATCAAGAGGATGCATCCGATATAAAGGACATGTCCAAATACAAACCTCACATTCTGCTGTCCCAAGAGAATACACAGATTAGAGACTTGCAGCAGGAAAACAGAG AGCTATGGGTTTCCTTGGAGGAACACCAGGATGCTTTGGAACTCATCATGAGCAAATACCGAAAACAGATGTTACAATTAATGGTTGCTAAAAAAGCAGCGGATGCTGAACCGGTCCTGAAAGCTCACCAGTCTCACTCTGCA GAAATTGAGAATCAGATTGACagaatctgtgaaatgggagaagTGATGAGGAAAGCAGTTCAAATGGATGATGACCAATTTTGTAAGATTCAGGAAAAACTAGCACAATTAGAG CTTGAAAATAAGGAACTTCGAGAATTATTGTCCATCAGCAGTGAGTCTCTTCAGGTCAGGAAGGAAAGCTCAGTGGACACTGCTTCCCAAGCCATCAAATAA
- the SIKE1 gene encoding suppressor of IKBKE 1 isoform X1, whose amino-acid sequence MSCTIEKILTDAKTLLERLREHDAAAESLVDQSAALHRRVAAMREAGTALPDQYQEDASDIKDMSKYKPHILLSQENTQIRDLQQENRELWVSLEEHQDALELIMSKYRKQMLQLMVAKKAADAEPVLKAHQSHSAEIENQIDRICEMGEVMRKAVQMDDDQFCKIQEKLAQLELENKELRELLSISSESLQVRKESSVDTASQAIK is encoded by the exons ATGAGCTGCACCATCGAGAAGATTCTGACAGACGCTAAGACTCTACTGGAGAGGCTGAGGGAGCACGATGCGGCCGCCGAGTCACTGGTGGATCAGTCAGCGGCTCTGCACCGGCGGGTAGCCGCTATGCGGGAGGCGGGGACAGCGCTTCCGGACCAG TATCAAGAGGATGCATCCGATATAAAGGACATGTCCAAATACAAACCTCACATTCTGCTGTCCCAAGAGAATACACAGATTAGAGACTTGCAGCAGGAAAACAGAG AGCTATGGGTTTCCTTGGAGGAACACCAGGATGCTTTGGAACTCATCATGAGCAAATACCGAAAACAGATGTTACAATTAATGGTTGCTAAAAAAGCAGCGGATGCTGAACCGGTCCTGAAAGCTCACCAGTCTCACTCTGCA GAAATTGAGAATCAGATTGACagaatctgtgaaatgggagaagTGATGAGGAAAGCAGTTCAAATGGATGATGACCAATTTTGTAAGATTCAGGAAAAACTAGCACAATTAGAG CTTGAAAATAAGGAACTTCGAGAATTATTGTCCATCAGCAGTGAGTCTCTTCAGGTCAGGAAGGAAAGCTCAGTGGACACTGCTTCCCAAGCCATCAAATAA